Proteins encoded within one genomic window of Cytophagales bacterium:
- a CDS encoding alpha/beta hydrolase, translating into MKVYGIGGLGVDERVFSELKLNFELTPLKWINPKPDESISDYATRFSEQIDSSVPYAIIGVSFGGMLTIELNKILTPEKIILISSTTSKTNIPKVFRFLGQTGFFQLLPKSLLKPPPFLANFLFSVSEPQYKSKLKQIIKDTDVDFMRWALGEISKWNNREKANNIVSLHGSSDRLFKHPKNQDIFTISDAGHFMVMNRAEEVSEVLNQVITSKQIT; encoded by the coding sequence TTGAAAGTATATGGAATCGGTGGATTAGGGGTAGATGAACGGGTCTTCTCCGAATTAAAACTCAATTTTGAGTTAACTCCTTTAAAATGGATCAACCCAAAACCAGACGAATCAATCTCAGACTATGCAACTCGGTTTTCTGAGCAAATTGACAGTAGTGTACCATACGCAATAATTGGAGTCTCCTTTGGAGGAATGCTGACCATTGAACTCAATAAGATTTTGACCCCTGAAAAGATCATCTTGATTTCATCTACCACCAGTAAAACAAACATCCCTAAGGTTTTTCGTTTTCTGGGTCAAACTGGTTTTTTTCAGCTCCTTCCTAAATCCCTCTTGAAACCTCCACCCTTTTTGGCAAATTTTCTTTTCAGTGTTTCCGAACCTCAATACAAGTCGAAACTCAAGCAAATCATCAAGGATACTGATGTTGATTTTATGCGCTGGGCCCTGGGCGAAATTTCAAAGTGGAACAATCGAGAAAAAGCTAACAACATAGTAAGCCTTCACGGATCATCGGATCGTCTTTTTAAGCATCCCAAGAATCAAGACATATTCACTATATCAGATGCCGGGCACTTCATGGTGATGAATCGAGCAGAAGAAGTGAGTGAGGTGCTTAACCAAGTGATCACCAGTAAACAGATTACTTAA
- a CDS encoding PorP/SprF family type IX secretion system membrane protein: MRKLFFLGALLLWVMPNLLVGQDPHFSQFYASPLLLNPALAGDHKGPVRAALVNRRQWNQLGKPIQTTGASVDSKIWLNGDYIGIGALFINDKAGQVGYVTNSLFISSSYLKQIGTNTLSAGIQLGMSDTGIDPSQTFPSQFNSATGVFDLGSNNETSLDFNRKQLDINLGVMWHSVIGGRYQMKTGFSVAHLNRPNEALSDQRVVTPLRFAIHHRSHYLLDASWSLISESQVMYTATAKQFGTVFHVKRQFNEEVAMFAGLGYRGYGISNEGAIIVTGLTYGLFDLGVSYDWNISPLSRESTQKTSLEFTVIINTPEPRRKRTVIYKKNKPCPVFVKPVKTPTRKKS, from the coding sequence ATGAGAAAGCTATTCTTCCTGGGCGCGTTACTCCTTTGGGTAATGCCCAATTTACTCGTGGGTCAAGACCCTCATTTCTCACAATTTTATGCGTCACCATTATTACTGAATCCCGCCCTTGCAGGTGACCATAAAGGTCCGGTTCGGGCGGCTTTGGTGAACCGTAGGCAGTGGAACCAACTAGGAAAACCAATTCAAACCACCGGTGCCAGTGTAGATAGCAAAATCTGGCTTAATGGTGATTACATTGGCATCGGTGCATTGTTCATCAATGATAAAGCGGGACAAGTGGGTTATGTCACCAATAGCCTGTTCATCAGCTCAAGTTATCTTAAGCAAATAGGCACCAATACCCTTTCAGCAGGAATTCAGTTAGGCATGTCTGATACGGGTATTGACCCAAGTCAGACCTTCCCCTCTCAGTTCAATTCGGCGACTGGTGTCTTTGACCTGGGTAGCAACAATGAAACTTCCCTGGATTTTAACCGCAAGCAGTTGGACATCAACCTGGGGGTCATGTGGCATTCTGTCATCGGTGGCCGATACCAGATGAAAACCGGATTTTCTGTTGCACATCTCAACCGTCCGAATGAAGCCCTGTCTGATCAACGTGTCGTAACGCCTTTGCGATTTGCGATACATCACCGGTCGCATTACCTATTGGATGCCTCATGGTCCCTGATTTCCGAGAGCCAGGTGATGTACACGGCTACTGCCAAACAATTTGGTACGGTCTTTCATGTGAAGCGACAATTCAATGAAGAAGTCGCAATGTTCGCTGGGCTCGGCTATCGAGGTTATGGCATTTCCAATGAAGGGGCAATCATCGTAACTGGCTTAACTTACGGCCTGTTTGATCTGGGTGTAAGCTATGACTGGAATATTTCTCCCTTAAGTCGAGAAAGTACCCAGAAGACAAGCCTGGAATTCACGGTCATCATCAACACACCTGAACCACGTCGAAAACGAACGGTCATTTATAAAAAGAATAAACCCTGTCCCGTTTTTGTCAAACCCGTAAAAACGCCAACTCGTAAAAAATCATGA
- a CDS encoding PKD domain-containing protein encodes MRTALVALLLLFSYSHLVAQTLATTNGCVSRDQSFVLNGFGGGTVFWWDFGDGTRISGDTVAYVYTLSDAGSYTVNAYDDAATTSPLATYNVEVYEIPEVTIFSSASEGCAPFDVRFWYELNFSTSKTDIPLGDLTWIFGDGNSLVSADDTVTYTYASSLGPGNKYQVAVEIATGIDLCAPYASEEDFIEVWDIPEMDFETNSSTPCEASSEISFNNNTTDVYALTYQWDFGDGTTSTNENPPAKTYPTGTYNIQLIATNAQGCRDSLTITESIGAPSIILPDTVCKDVPLTISSSLGSSYRSIDWDFDDGAEYFDSDRNRYFSIRDTSDLAGIEIYYRTAGMKYISLDVAVRGCTTPTIIDSVYVQEILIDAIADPGAGCDNPITVDYQLVNTDASLPTYQWVFEGDYLTSSSDETATNATASYFDPNDTLEYGLVSETLYSSQLVVTDGLTGCLDTATVEFTHTPLSARVWFNSGSALLCETDAEITVTDSVTVSDTDPLVSWSWDFGEGAGFTTYTTEQDEWEHTYASAGTYDVFVAVENSSGCQDTSFAAEVHVGKSFSASDISFSIEGLGGTPITTTCKEDSFNLVTNTAMVDFSLIDAFHFYADSNRVFHQSSESSVKWGFTEVGTHEVSLVLESAGCLSESNAQNIQVNGNKAEFAFGSHCDTPLDYRFYSSSISTGTQTLGWEFGDGSTATIAAPTHTYVHDGMSGQDHSVKLTVSDDSGCEADEVTHKVQVRQITASLSGGSLACAGSEIEFDASGSVDVACRGYSFQFPTIEDVQRPYTHSHDSLVYQIPDTLSQPQEVWLVVKDDNGCQDTATFAYDPDIIIPMLSVSDTFLCNGQTFNLSATATSDNTLDSVTWLISSLTTDTIFGGTDLSLEYTLSESVGDSIFVSMRIADSVGCSYAIEDTLLTLFYEPLDLRTNIDQGGNGRCTDQEFTLTARDRSSNSGLSYSWDIDDDGLADVLDTIQSGPISFATEGDYDITLYGETADGCRDSVDRTITVQTSPKVGFSFDTDSSSDTVYCDPLFVNLMDTTLSNSSYSVRWDLGNGVSSSSSDVSSFYSKGAWEVTLNAETDNGCIDSVSVAFNVNAPEGDFDILDDQICAGDLVPFTAMDTVDVDSMAWVFGDGALVTSGDGLNIGQVMDTSHVYNSTPDNFQAVARLFLYSDNGCASEVSDTVFFHEVKADFLTLNGEGIEDSILCVGEGITLQSQAQNADTYSWIIPNETPQDDVGATFSYTNPDTYSFTQIVENFEFGCVDSLTRNVVVEGIPDIDLTLSIDTLCYGESLTATIDDPNDSSLYLWGPTEYFGSGGGSSATAIPDSSFTLTITEENYAGCVQTMDTAIQVILPYMFADWDTTIQEGKTAKLPIVLEELYQFDVSPKEDLSCLDCDRPEVSPLEDAFYELYVQDIKGCFDSTYNLTVYVIPPSFISMPQSFTPNGDGVNDIVFVQGWLLESLLEFRVFNRWGEMIFSTNNMEEGWDGKYNGRLQKSDTYVYKVRAIGVDGEEVNLEGYLNLVK; translated from the coding sequence ATGCGAACCGCGTTAGTCGCTTTATTGCTTTTATTTTCCTACTCTCACCTCGTTGCACAAACACTAGCTACGACGAATGGTTGTGTTTCCCGCGATCAATCCTTTGTTTTAAATGGTTTCGGAGGTGGTACAGTCTTTTGGTGGGATTTTGGTGATGGCACCAGGATTTCTGGCGATACCGTGGCCTATGTTTATACGCTTTCCGATGCTGGATCATACACGGTCAATGCCTATGACGATGCCGCGACAACTTCTCCATTAGCCACGTATAATGTGGAAGTATATGAAATTCCTGAAGTAACCATCTTCTCTTCGGCCAGCGAAGGATGTGCTCCCTTTGATGTACGATTCTGGTATGAGTTGAATTTTTCAACTTCCAAAACAGATATTCCACTCGGAGACCTGACTTGGATCTTCGGCGATGGCAATTCCCTCGTTTCTGCTGATGATACAGTGACTTATACTTACGCCAGTTCTTTAGGTCCTGGAAATAAATATCAGGTGGCAGTGGAAATTGCAACAGGTATTGACTTGTGTGCGCCTTATGCCAGCGAGGAGGATTTTATCGAAGTTTGGGATATACCTGAAATGGATTTCGAAACCAATTCCAGTACCCCCTGTGAAGCGAGTTCTGAGATTTCATTCAATAACAACACGACTGATGTATATGCGCTGACTTACCAATGGGATTTTGGTGACGGTACCACCAGTACCAATGAAAACCCACCAGCCAAAACCTACCCAACAGGAACTTACAACATTCAATTAATAGCAACCAATGCACAAGGTTGCCGTGACTCATTAACAATAACTGAATCAATAGGTGCTCCCTCCATCATCTTACCTGATACTGTCTGCAAGGACGTCCCATTGACCATATCCTCCTCACTTGGATCCAGCTACCGGTCGATAGACTGGGATTTCGATGATGGAGCGGAGTACTTTGATTCAGACCGAAACCGCTATTTCAGTATCAGAGATACGTCGGATTTGGCAGGTATTGAGATCTATTATCGAACAGCAGGAATGAAGTATATCAGCCTGGATGTAGCCGTGCGAGGTTGTACAACCCCTACCATTATTGATTCCGTTTATGTGCAGGAAATCCTGATTGATGCGATTGCTGATCCTGGCGCAGGATGTGACAATCCAATTACAGTAGATTATCAACTCGTGAATACGGACGCCAGTTTGCCTACCTATCAGTGGGTCTTCGAGGGAGATTACCTGACCAGTTCTTCGGATGAAACCGCCACCAATGCAACCGCCTCTTATTTTGATCCGAACGATACGCTGGAATACGGATTAGTATCTGAGACCCTGTACAGCAGCCAGTTGGTCGTGACCGATGGACTCACAGGTTGTTTGGATACAGCGACAGTAGAGTTTACACATACGCCACTTTCGGCAAGGGTATGGTTTAATAGTGGCTCTGCATTGTTGTGTGAGACTGATGCAGAAATAACGGTAACAGATAGTGTAACGGTGAGTGATACAGACCCCCTCGTTTCCTGGTCCTGGGATTTCGGCGAGGGGGCTGGTTTTACGACCTATACCACTGAACAGGACGAGTGGGAGCATACTTATGCTTCTGCCGGAACCTACGACGTATTTGTGGCCGTCGAAAACAGTTCCGGTTGCCAGGATACCTCCTTTGCCGCTGAAGTACATGTTGGAAAATCATTCAGCGCCAGTGATATCAGTTTCTCAATCGAGGGCCTGGGCGGAACCCCAATTACGACAACTTGCAAGGAAGATTCTTTCAATCTGGTAACGAATACTGCAATGGTTGACTTCAGTCTGATCGATGCATTCCATTTCTATGCCGATAGCAATCGGGTTTTTCATCAGTCTTCAGAAAGCTCGGTGAAATGGGGGTTTACGGAAGTAGGTACACATGAAGTCTCCCTGGTTTTAGAATCTGCTGGTTGCTTATCCGAATCCAATGCACAAAATATTCAAGTAAATGGTAACAAAGCCGAATTCGCTTTTGGGAGTCATTGTGATACGCCACTGGATTATCGGTTTTACTCTTCGTCTATCTCGACCGGTACGCAAACCTTGGGTTGGGAATTTGGTGATGGTAGTACTGCAACCATTGCAGCGCCTACGCATACCTATGTCCATGATGGCATGTCAGGACAGGATCATTCGGTTAAACTAACCGTCTCTGATGATTCAGGGTGTGAAGCCGACGAGGTGACCCACAAGGTGCAAGTGCGTCAGATAACGGCGAGCCTTTCAGGTGGTTCATTGGCCTGCGCAGGTTCAGAAATTGAATTTGATGCCAGTGGTTCTGTGGATGTGGCTTGTCGAGGGTACAGTTTCCAATTTCCTACGATCGAAGATGTCCAGCGTCCTTACACACATTCCCATGATTCCCTGGTTTATCAGATTCCGGATACCTTGAGTCAACCACAGGAAGTATGGTTAGTGGTCAAGGACGATAACGGTTGCCAAGACACAGCCACTTTTGCATATGATCCGGATATCATTATCCCGATGCTATCCGTAAGTGATACGTTTTTATGTAATGGACAGACTTTCAATCTGAGTGCTACGGCAACTTCGGACAATACTCTGGATTCTGTTACCTGGCTGATCTCCAGTTTAACGACGGATACCATATTCGGAGGAACTGATCTGAGTTTAGAATATACACTGAGCGAATCAGTAGGAGATTCCATTTTCGTTTCTATGAGAATTGCTGATAGTGTTGGTTGTTCCTATGCCATAGAGGATACCTTACTTACCCTGTTTTATGAGCCGCTGGACCTCCGGACCAACATTGACCAGGGAGGAAACGGACGTTGTACAGACCAGGAATTCACGTTGACCGCAAGAGACCGCTCCAGTAATTCAGGACTTTCTTATTCCTGGGACATTGATGATGATGGATTAGCGGACGTTTTGGACACCATCCAGTCTGGCCCGATCTCTTTTGCCACCGAAGGAGATTATGATATTACGCTTTATGGTGAAACGGCAGATGGTTGTCGGGATTCTGTAGACAGAACAATTACGGTCCAGACCTCTCCGAAAGTTGGCTTTTCATTCGATACAGACAGTAGCTCTGATACAGTGTATTGCGATCCTCTGTTTGTCAATTTGATGGATACTACCTTGTCCAACAGCAGCTATTCCGTACGTTGGGACCTTGGCAATGGTGTTTCCAGCTCCTCATCAGATGTCAGTTCTTTTTATAGCAAAGGAGCATGGGAAGTCACGCTTAACGCCGAAACGGATAATGGTTGCATCGATTCTGTATCCGTGGCTTTCAATGTGAATGCGCCTGAAGGGGATTTTGACATTCTGGACGATCAAATTTGTGCAGGTGATCTGGTGCCTTTCACGGCAATGGATACCGTAGATGTAGATTCTATGGCCTGGGTATTTGGTGATGGTGCACTGGTCACCTCTGGAGATGGTTTGAACATTGGTCAGGTCATGGACACCAGTCACGTGTATAATTCGACACCTGACAACTTCCAGGCGGTGGCCCGATTATTTTTATACTCAGATAATGGTTGTGCGTCCGAGGTTTCAGATACGGTATTCTTCCATGAGGTGAAAGCTGATTTTCTAACGTTGAATGGTGAGGGAATTGAAGACAGTATTTTGTGTGTAGGTGAGGGTATTACCTTGCAAAGTCAGGCACAAAATGCTGATACCTACAGTTGGATCATTCCTAATGAAACACCACAGGATGATGTGGGAGCTACCTTTTCATATACCAATCCCGATACTTACAGCTTTACTCAGATTGTCGAAAATTTTGAATTCGGATGTGTGGATAGCCTTACCCGCAATGTGGTGGTAGAAGGTATCCCGGATATCGATTTAACCTTATCAATAGATACGTTGTGCTATGGCGAATCGCTCACTGCAACCATAGATGATCCAAACGATTCCAGTTTGTATCTGTGGGGACCCACTGAGTACTTTGGATCCGGGGGTGGTAGTTCAGCCACTGCCATCCCTGATTCATCTTTCACCTTGACCATCACAGAAGAGAATTATGCTGGATGTGTTCAAACCATGGATACGGCCATTCAGGTGATTTTGCCATATATGTTTGCCGATTGGGACACCACGATCCAGGAAGGTAAAACAGCTAAGCTTCCGATTGTACTTGAAGAATTGTATCAATTTGATGTATCTCCAAAGGAAGACCTGAGCTGTCTGGATTGTGATCGACCGGAGGTATCCCCTCTGGAGGATGCTTTTTATGAATTGTATGTCCAGGACATCAAAGGTTGTTTTGATTCTACTTACAATCTGACCGTTTATGTCATCCCACCTTCGTTTATCAGCATGCCCCAATCCTTCACGCCGAATGGTGATGGCGTTAATGATATCGTCTTTGTGCAAGGTTGGTTATTGGAATCCTTACTGGAATTCCGAGTCTTCAATCGCTGGGGAGAGATGATCTTTTCGACCAACAACATGGAAGAAGGCTGGGATGGGAAATATAATGGAAGACTTCAAAAATCAGACACCTACGTCTACAAAGTAAGGGCCATAGGGGTAGATGGCGAGGAGGTGAACCTGGAAGGGTACTTGAATTTGGTGAAATGA
- the speB gene encoding agmatinase, whose translation MIQLLGIPYDLNSSFLRGPSYAPPRIRLADKEGSANQFTEDVLEIKEGVIYHDTGDLMFEDPAPKAVFQTIKSNIASLIKNGDQVLSLGGDHSVSDPIISAFAEQYSGLHILHLDAHADLYEDFEGNPYSHASPFARIMEEGKVSGLTQVGIRTFNSHQKEQAERYGVNIVEAKDFNLDFIVGLQGPLYISLDLDVLDPAFAPGVSHHEPGGLSNRDILDIIQKVNVPIVGADIVEYNPMRDINHMTAMVAYKMMKELMGKMFTSTGSG comes from the coding sequence ATGATCCAACTCCTTGGCATTCCTTACGATCTCAATTCTTCTTTTTTGCGTGGCCCCTCCTATGCCCCTCCCAGAATTCGTCTCGCTGACAAAGAAGGATCAGCCAATCAGTTTACGGAAGATGTCCTTGAGATCAAAGAAGGAGTCATTTATCACGATACAGGTGATCTGATGTTCGAAGACCCTGCGCCAAAAGCCGTGTTCCAGACCATTAAATCGAACATTGCGTCTTTAATTAAAAACGGTGATCAAGTACTCTCGTTGGGTGGAGACCACTCCGTCAGTGATCCAATAATCAGCGCATTCGCGGAGCAGTACTCTGGATTGCATATTTTGCATCTGGACGCACATGCAGACCTCTACGAAGATTTTGAAGGCAATCCATACTCACATGCCTCTCCTTTTGCCCGAATCATGGAAGAAGGAAAAGTGTCTGGTCTGACACAGGTAGGTATCCGCACCTTCAACTCACATCAAAAAGAACAAGCAGAACGATACGGTGTGAACATAGTAGAAGCCAAAGACTTCAATCTTGATTTCATTGTAGGGTTACAAGGCCCCTTGTACATTTCATTGGATTTGGATGTTCTGGATCCAGCTTTTGCACCGGGTGTCTCCCACCATGAACCCGGGGGACTTTCCAACAGAGATATTCTTGATATCATCCAAAAAGTGAATGTCCCGATCGTTGGAGCAGACATTGTGGAATACAATCCGATGCGAGACATCAATCACATGACTGCCATGGTGGCATACAAGATGATGAAGGAATTGATGGGGAAGATGTTCACTTCGACAGGCTCAGGATGA
- a CDS encoding thioesterase family protein, which translates to MSAQEIFELPITVEAHHLDDLNHVNNVVYLQWVQDVAAAHWNHKATEQMKSGYIWVVLNHYLEYKRPALLGEKLTARTYVQNYDGPKSERHVEILRGDTLLVQAKTTWCLLDKASQRPKRVPQEFGDLFIPAGQ; encoded by the coding sequence ATGTCAGCACAAGAAATTTTCGAACTTCCCATTACGGTAGAAGCACATCATTTGGATGACCTGAACCACGTAAACAATGTGGTTTACCTGCAATGGGTGCAAGATGTGGCCGCCGCGCACTGGAATCATAAGGCCACGGAACAGATGAAGTCAGGTTATATCTGGGTGGTGTTGAATCACTACCTGGAGTATAAGAGGCCTGCGTTGCTAGGCGAAAAGTTGACGGCTCGTACCTATGTCCAAAACTACGATGGACCGAAATCCGAACGACATGTGGAGATATTAAGAGGAGATACGCTGCTGGTCCAGGCAAAAACAACCTGGTGTTTACTGGACAAGGCTAGTCAGCGACCGAAGCGGGTTCCACAGGAATTTGGTGATCTTTTTATTCCAGCGGGTCAATGA
- the nudK gene encoding GDP-mannose pyrophosphatase NudK translates to MMSKQVKITSKELLSDNWYVLHKYAYDFQHVDGTWEKQMREVYDRGNGATILLYNQGKKTVILTRQFRLPTYVNGNDTGMMIEACAGLLDKDSPEDCIRKETEEETGYQISNVQKVYEVYMSPGSVTEILYFFIAEYTQDMKVSEGGGLADEQENIEVLELDFKAALNMIKTGEIKDAKTIMLLQHLVIEGVMK, encoded by the coding sequence ATTATGAGTAAACAAGTAAAGATCACTTCAAAAGAACTCCTCTCTGACAATTGGTACGTCCTTCATAAATATGCTTACGACTTCCAACATGTCGATGGCACCTGGGAAAAACAAATGCGTGAAGTGTATGATCGAGGAAATGGGGCTACCATCCTATTGTACAATCAAGGAAAGAAGACCGTGATACTTACTCGCCAATTTCGCTTGCCAACCTATGTCAATGGCAACGACACGGGCATGATGATTGAAGCTTGTGCAGGACTATTGGATAAAGATAGCCCTGAAGATTGCATCCGAAAGGAAACGGAAGAAGAAACCGGCTATCAAATCTCCAATGTGCAAAAAGTCTATGAAGTCTATATGTCTCCTGGCTCCGTCACAGAAATTCTCTATTTCTTCATTGCCGAGTATACCCAGGATATGAAAGTCAGCGAAGGTGGCGGGCTGGCAGATGAACAAGAAAACATTGAAGTATTAGAATTAGACTTTAAAGCGGCATTGAACATGATCAAAACTGGTGAGATCAAGGATGCCAAAACGATCATGTTGCTGCAGCATTTAGTGATTGAAGGAGTCATGAAATGA
- a CDS encoding class I SAM-dependent methyltransferase, whose product MTQQFSPFVESLMDYVECDTSYPLILHNTYGEPEEMSVEVFFREQDDLSDIEKMALHSCRGEILDLGAGAGALSLILQDMGKSVTALESDGGCSQLMQALGVKSVIHDDFWKHTGQYDTVLAMMNGLGLAGTLDRVPKFLEKCLRLLKPDGQLIFDSSDISYLYAGEAEDKAFDYYGEVRYRYEYKGQTDDWFDWVYVDQDTLFSICKQLKLNFEILHTDEYQQYLGRISN is encoded by the coding sequence ATGACGCAACAGTTCAGTCCTTTTGTTGAATCCCTGATGGATTATGTGGAATGTGACACTTCCTATCCATTGATCTTGCATAACACCTACGGGGAGCCTGAAGAAATGTCGGTGGAGGTTTTTTTCCGAGAGCAAGACGACCTAAGTGATATTGAAAAGATGGCGCTACATTCTTGCCGGGGAGAAATTCTGGACCTGGGCGCCGGCGCCGGGGCTTTGAGTCTGATTCTGCAGGACATGGGCAAATCAGTAACCGCTCTGGAAAGTGATGGCGGTTGCTCACAATTGATGCAGGCATTAGGTGTTAAGTCTGTGATACATGATGATTTTTGGAAACACACTGGACAATATGATACGGTCCTTGCTATGATGAATGGACTGGGCCTGGCTGGTACACTGGATAGGGTACCTAAATTTCTCGAAAAGTGTCTGCGTCTCTTAAAACCCGATGGGCAATTGATTTTCGACTCCTCTGACATCAGCTATCTCTATGCTGGTGAAGCAGAAGATAAGGCTTTTGACTATTATGGCGAGGTGCGGTACCGCTACGAGTACAAAGGTCAAACCGACGACTGGTTTGATTGGGTATATGTGGATCAGGATACGCTCTTCAGTATCTGCAAACAGCTAAAGCTGAACTTTGAGATACTACACACTGACGAGTATCAGCAGTATTTGGGGAGGATTTCTAATTAA
- a CDS encoding DUF72 domain-containing protein translates to MKFGSVENPEMVDFTIPSDHSATAGVLAKGTGGLKEVFVGCAKWNKSDLKGFYPRGTKDELAYYAQQFNSIELNATFYNRYSPDHVVEWREKTPDGFKFFPKVHRYISHIKRLNNVEMSLEEFCQTVRSFEHKLGMAFLQVHNNFAPKNMDRLVSTLEFWPKDIPLAVELRHTDWFNDEVVAEELYDLLESHGAANIIVDTAGRRDLMHMRLTTPVAFVRYVGANHSSDYDRLNDWIERIKTWKDQGLEKLYFFIHQNLEKESPLLSYQFIQELNKAFDFELKLPVKQRVKQ, encoded by the coding sequence ATGAAGTTTGGAAGTGTTGAGAATCCTGAAATGGTCGATTTTACAATTCCATCAGATCATTCAGCAACAGCCGGTGTACTTGCAAAAGGCACAGGAGGCTTGAAAGAAGTCTTCGTTGGTTGTGCGAAATGGAACAAGAGTGATTTGAAAGGGTTTTATCCTCGAGGAACGAAGGATGAACTGGCGTACTACGCGCAACAATTCAATTCCATTGAGCTGAATGCAACCTTTTACAACCGATACAGCCCTGACCATGTAGTAGAATGGCGTGAGAAAACACCTGATGGCTTTAAGTTTTTCCCAAAAGTTCACCGCTATATTAGTCATATTAAACGACTGAATAATGTAGAGATGTCGTTGGAAGAATTTTGTCAAACCGTCCGCTCGTTTGAGCATAAACTTGGGATGGCTTTTTTGCAGGTTCACAACAACTTTGCGCCTAAAAACATGGATCGACTGGTGTCCACGCTGGAATTTTGGCCCAAGGACATTCCTTTGGCAGTCGAACTTCGACATACGGATTGGTTCAATGATGAAGTAGTTGCCGAGGAATTGTATGATTTACTAGAATCACACGGTGCCGCCAATATTATCGTCGATACGGCTGGTAGAAGAGACCTCATGCACATGCGATTGACCACACCAGTTGCATTTGTGAGATATGTTGGGGCGAACCATTCGAGTGACTATGATCGACTTAATGACTGGATCGAGCGGATCAAAACCTGGAAAGACCAGGGTCTCGAGAAACTGTATTTTTTCATTCATCAAAACTTAGAAAAAGAGTCGCCGCTATTGAGCTATCAGTTCATACAGGAGTTGAATAAGGCCTTTGATTTTGAGTTGAAGTTGCCGGTGAAGCAGCGCGTCAAACAGTAA
- a CDS encoding SDR family NAD(P)-dependent oxidoreductase, whose amino-acid sequence MNKSNSLVITGVSTGIGHELTRQFLEKGYRVFGSIRKQADADRLTSEFGEGFTPLLFDVTDYVAIDKAVLEVEQAVGDEGLAGLINNAGIAVGGPSLHVDIKDFEYQFQVNVFGLIKCTQAFAPLLGARKNHKSAPGRIINIGSVSGKLGMPFVGPYVGSKFALEGLSHSFRRELLLYGIDVIVIGPGPIKTPIWEKSIKLEPYYDTPYGEMLQRFEKGMVKKSIERGFTPEYLSEKIVKIFEKRRPKTRYTMAPQALVNFYLPRLLPDRWLDAITKKLMRV is encoded by the coding sequence ATGAATAAAAGCAATAGCCTGGTCATTACGGGAGTTTCCACCGGAATTGGTCATGAACTGACCAGACAATTTCTCGAAAAAGGCTATCGGGTTTTCGGAAGTATTCGAAAACAAGCAGATGCGGACCGGCTTACCTCAGAATTTGGTGAAGGTTTCACACCACTATTATTCGATGTGACGGACTATGTAGCGATTGATAAAGCAGTATTGGAAGTGGAGCAAGCCGTGGGCGATGAAGGCCTTGCTGGGTTAATCAACAATGCTGGAATTGCGGTTGGAGGTCCATCCTTGCATGTAGATATCAAAGATTTTGAATATCAATTCCAGGTCAATGTTTTTGGGTTGATCAAGTGTACCCAGGCTTTTGCTCCCTTGCTGGGCGCCCGGAAAAATCATAAGTCCGCTCCTGGGAGGATCATCAACATCGGATCTGTTTCTGGTAAGCTTGGGATGCCGTTTGTTGGACCTTATGTTGGCTCGAAATTCGCGTTAGAAGGACTATCTCATAGCTTCAGGAGAGAGTTATTGCTTTACGGGATTGATGTGATTGTCATTGGCCCAGGTCCGATCAAGACACCTATTTGGGAGAAAAGCATCAAGTTGGAACCCTACTACGACACGCCGTATGGTGAAATGCTTCAGCGATTTGAGAAAGGGATGGTCAAGAAAAGCATCGAGCGCGGATTTACGCCTGAATACCTCTCTGAAAAAATTGTAAAGATTTTTGAAAAACGGAGACCCAAAACCCGTTATACAATGGCTCCTCAGGCCCTGGTGAATTTCTACCTTCCAAGACTTTTACCCGATCGTTGGCTCGATGCGATTACGAAGAAGCTGATGAGAGTTTAG